One part of the Raphanus sativus cultivar WK10039 chromosome 7, ASM80110v3, whole genome shotgun sequence genome encodes these proteins:
- the LOC130498020 gene encoding uncharacterized protein LOC130498020 has product MKMRKLCPNLDNEDGLETVLEVPVPEEMFTKMGSSATGRWRNMHALMKAHAVVTAVAADMKPRASSSSMSNVNMHLQSKTDNEFVALLKIVGSPLIPFHVPLEFCLSRPINVTSIEASTAKYIVQQYVAACGGPAALNAVKSMYAVGQVRMQGSGMVAGEDEGITATPVRLGKGNFEVGGFVLWQKNQNLWFLELVVSGFKINAGSDGKVAWNQSSTQPSQAHRGPPRPLRRFFQTPTLTPIVVRFEDAEN; this is encoded by the exons aTGAAGATGAGGAAGCTTTGTCCGAATTTAGACAATGAAGACGGGTTAGAGACGGTTTTAGAGGTTCCTGTGCCGGAAGAAATGTTTACGAAGATGGGAAGCAGCGCGACGGGGCGATGGAGGAATATGCACGCTCTTATGAAGGCTCATGCCGTCGTGACAGCAGTCGCCGCTGACATGAAACCACGGGCGTCTTCGTCGTCGATGAGTAATGTTAATATGCATTTGCAGTCCAAAACAGATAATGAGTTTGTGGCGTTGTTGAAGATCGTGGGAAGTCCTCTTATTCCGTTTCATGTCCCTCTTGAATTTTGTCTCTCACGACCCATCAATGTCACTTCCATC GAGGCGTCAACGGCTAAGTACATAGTGCAGCAATACGTGGCTGCGTGTGGAGGTCCTGCCGCTTTGAACGCGGTGAAGAGCATGTATGCGGTGGGGCAGGTGAGGATGCAAGGCTCCGGGATGGTTGCTGGAGAGGATGAAGGGATAACAGCCACGCCTGTGCGGCTGGGGAAAGGCAATTTCGAAGTCGGAGGTTTTGTTTTATGGCAGAAGAATCAAAACCTTTGGTTCTTGGAGCTAGTGGTTTCCGGTTTCAAGATTAACGCCGGTAGTGACGGCAAAGTGGCTTGGAACCAATCATCCACCCAGCCTTCCCAAGCTCACCGTGGCCCTCCTCGTCCTCTCCGCCGTTTTTTTCAG acgccgacgctgacgccgatTGTTGTTCGTTTCGAAGACGCAGAAAATTGA
- the LOC108819957 gene encoding high mobility group B protein 7-like has translation MIFAASLFVSLTPLSVCVSQALLSFVCLSLSCKVNNTDADAKIRVNLQAQVVETKAEAKKKKPVERKKSTSDEPKAKRVRKAKDEKKSSASNNKPKRPLTAFFIFMNDFCKTFKEENPSSNVKDVAKQGGEKWKSLTEEEKKVYLDKAAELKAEYNKSLESSDADEEEEDEEKQSDDDADEKQSDEADGSKQSTFTVLNHVLVNDLIFFLRLVVIFFLSTNLISCFFYL, from the exons ATGATTTTCGCAGCAAGCTTGTTCGTTTCATTGACGCCG CTTTCTGTGTGTGTGTCTCAAGCTCTCCTAAGCTTTGTCTGTCTTTCACTGTCTTGTAAG GTCAACAACACAGATGCTGATGCGAAGATTCGAGTCAATCTCC aGGCGCAAGTTGTTGAGACGAAAGCtgaggcgaagaagaagaaacctgtAGAGAG GAAGAAGTCAACATCTGATGAACCCAAGGCAAAGAGAGTCAGGAAGGCCAAGGATGAGAAGAAGAGCTCTGCCTCTAACAACAAGCCCAAGCGTCCTCTTACTGCTTTCTTCATTTTCAT GAATGATTTCTGCAAAACTTTCAAAGAAGAGAATCCTTCTTCTAACGTTAAGGAT GTTGCAAAGCAGGGTGGTGAAAAATGGAAGTCTTTGACTGAGGAA GAAAAGAAAGTTTATTTGGATAAGGCTGCTGAACTAAAGGCAGAGTACAACAAGTCACTGGAGAGCAGTGATGCCGATGAGGAA GAAGAGGATGAGGAGAAGCAGTCAGATGATGATGCCGATGAAAAACAATCTGACGAGGCTGATGGGTCTAAGCAGTCGACGTTTACCGTATTAAATCATGTTTTAGttaatgatttgattttttttttaagacttgttgtaatattttttttatcaaccaacttaatttcatgttttttttatctGTAA
- the LOC130497465 gene encoding uncharacterized protein LOC130497465, with translation MWMQGLDPRCTASLFLDAVCIGEQTVNGEDCFVLKVETPADILKAQCSANTEVIHHTVWGYFSQRTGLLVKFGDTKLVRVRSARGKNDGVFWETSMESIIDDYMYVDSVNIAHGGRTLTTLYRYGGAVNHRRRIEEKWKIEEVDFNFSGLCLESFLPPSDMSNDQ, from the coding sequence aTGTGGATGCAGGGACTTGACCCTAGGTGTACTGCTAGTCTCTTTTTAGACGCGGTTTGTATCGGCGAACAGACCGTTAACGGCGAAGACTGTTTCGTCTTAAAGGTAGAGACACCAGCAGATATACTCAAGGCGCAGTGTTCGGCCAACACGGAGGTGATCCACCACACGGTGTGGGGTTACTTCAGCCAAAGGACGGGACTTCTGGTAAAGTTTGGTGACACAAAGCTCGTGAGAGTCAGATCCGCTAGGGGCAAAAACGACGGCGTTTTCTGGGAGACAAGCATGGAATCGATCATTGATGATTACATGTACGTTGACTCGGTCAACATAGCTCACGGTGGTCGAACGTTGACCACGCTTTATCGATACGGGGGAGCGGTTAATCATCGGAGAAGAATTGAGGAGAAGTGGAAGATTGAGGAAgtggattttaattttagtgGGCTGTGTTTGGAGAGCTTCTTGCCACCGTCTGATATGAGCAATGATCAGTAG
- the LOC108818466 gene encoding glycine--tRNA ligase, chloroplastic/mitochondrial 2: protein MAILSISFPLIVSFLRPHVSPRFLHLPRYLPRSPYRRFHRTAVSAVSSNVHHHPSYGKSDDDNGSNSVSVPTFQQAIQRLQEYWASVGCAVMQPSNTEVGAGTMNPSTFLRVLGPEPWNVAYVEPSIRPDDSRYGENPNRLQRHTQFQVILKPDPGNSQDLFINSLSALGIDVTQHDIRFVEDNWESPVLGAWGLGWEIWMDGMEITQFTYFQQAGSLQLSPVSVEITYGLERILMLLQEVDHFKNILYADGITYGELFLENEKEMSSYFLEHASVDRLQKHFDYFDEEARSLLALGLPIPAYDQLLKTSHAFNILDARGFVGVTERARYFGRMRSLARQCAQLWLKTRESLGHPLGVASEHIPPIHHGAALENVAEKVPEDPRSFIIEIGTEEMPPQDVINASEQLRVLVVQLLENQRLRHGVAKAFGTPRRLVVLVDAMSPKQLEEEVEVRGPPASKAFDDQGNPTKAAEGFSRRYGVPLEKLYRKVDGKTEYVHARVTQPARLALEVLSEELPGILAKISFPKSMRWNSSVMFSRPVRWVMALHGDLVVPFCFAGNTSGNASSGLRNTASATLLVDTAESYEDTMRNAGINIEIEERKKIILDKSNALAKSVNGRVVVQQNLLNEVANLVEAPVPLIGKFKESFLELPEELLTIVMQKHQKYFSITDESGKLLPYFIAVANGAINEDVVRKGNEAVLRARYEDAKFFYEVDTRKRFSEFRDQLKGILFHEKLGTMLDKMNRLEKMVTKLCLALEVDEDLLPVVEEAASLALSDLATSVVTEFTSLSGIMARHYALRDGYSEQIAEALLEITLPRFSGDVIPKTDAGMVLAIGDRLDSLVGLFAAGCQPSSTNDPFGLRRISYGLVQILVEKDKNVNFKHALEIAASVQPINVEANTLDDVYQFVTRRLEQLLVDNGISPEVVRSVLAERGNDPCLASRTAYKMEKLSKGEIFPKIVEAYSRPTRIVRGKDLDVGVEVDESVFETSQERELWNIYTSIKDRIHSGIGIEEFTEISTQLVEPLEDFFNNVFVMVEEERVRKNRLALLNNIANLPSGIADLSFLPGF, encoded by the exons ATGGCCATCCTCTCTATCTCTTTCCCACTCATCGTCTCCTTCCTCCGTCCACACGTCTCTCCTCGCTTTCTCCACCTCCCTCGCTACCTCCCTCGATCCCCTTACCGCCGATTTCACCGCACCGCCGTCTCCGCCGTTTCCTCCAATGTTCATCATCACCCTTCCTATGGCAAGTCCGATGATGATAATGGCAGCAACTCCGTCTCTGTTCCTACATTCCAACAAGCAATTCAACGCCTCCAG GAGTATTGGGCTTCTGTTGGATGCGCAGTTATGCAGCCCAGCAACACTGAG GTTGGAGCTGGCACTATGAATCCTTCCACGTTTTTGAGGGTTCTTGGCCCTGAGCCATGGAATGTTGCCTATGTTGAGCCTAGCATACGTCCTGATGACTCTCGCTATGGAGAGAATCCCAATAGGCTTCAAAGGCACACTCAGTTTCAGGTCATCTTGAAACCTGATCCTGGCAACTCTCAGGACCTCTTTATCAACAGTCTCTCTGCTTTAG GTATTGATGTGACTCAACACGATATCCGGTTTGTTGAAGACAATTGGGAGAGCCCG GTGCTTGGTGCTTGGGGGTTGGGATGGGAGATTTGGATGGATGGTATGGAAATCACACAATTTACTTACTTTCAGCAG GCTGGAAGCCTTCAGCTGTCTCCAGTATCTGTTGAAATAACTTATGGCCTTGAGCGCATCCTCATGTTGCTTCAG GAAGTTGACCATTTCAAGAATATCTTATATGCTGATGGAATCACTTATGGGGAGCTTTTCCTGGAAAACGA GAAGGAAATGAGCTCATATTTTCTAGAGCATGCTAGCGTGGACCGTCTTCAAAAGCATTTCGATTATTTTGACGAAGAAGCACGTTCCTTGCTTGCCTTAGGCCTCCCAATCCCTGC GTATGACCAGCTACTGAAGACGTCTCACGCTTTCAACATCTTAGATGCTAGAGGCTTCGTTGGTGTAACTGAACGTGCTCGTTATTTTGGTCGAATGCGCAG CTTGGCTCGCCAGTGTGCCCAACTGTGGTTAAAGACACGTGAATCTCTTGGACATCCTCTTGGTGTTGCCTCTGAACATATTCCTCCCATTCATCACGGAGCAGCTTTAGAAAACGTGGCTGAAAAG GTTCCTGAGGATCCAAGATCATTTATCATTGAGATAGGGACTGAAGAGATGCCACCTCAAGATGTTATCAATGCTAGCGAACAA CTCAGGGTTTTAGTCGTACAATTGCTAGAGAACCAAAGATTGCGCCATGGCGTTGCGAAAGCATTTGGCACACCTCGTAGGCTAGTG GTTTTAGTTGATGCTATGTCCCCTAAGCAGCTGGAAGAGGAGGTTGAAGTTCGAGGGCCCCCTGCGTCTAAAGCGTTTGATGATCAAGGAAATCCTACAAAG GCCGCAGAAGGTTTTAGCCGTAGATATGGTGTTCCATTGGAAAAATTGTACAGAAAAGTTGATG gGAAGACAGAATATGTTCATGCACGAGTTACACAGCCAGCTCGACTTGCATTGGAG GTCCTGTCAGAAGAATTACCAGGTATACTGGCTAAAATATCGTTCCCAAAGTCAATGCGCTGGAACTCGTCA GTAATGTTTAGTAGGCCCGTTCGCTGGGTTATGGCCTTACATGGGGATCTGGTTGTACCATTCTGCTTTGCTGGCAACACAAG TGGAAATGCTTCTTCCGGACTTCGCAACACTGCTTCAGCAACATTGTTG GTAGATACTGCAGAGTCCTATGAAGATACTATGAGGAATGCTGGAATCAATATTGAGATTGAG GAAAGGAAGAAAATCATTCTTGACAAATCAAATGCATTAGCAAAAAGTGTTAATGGGCGTGTTGTTGTCCAGCAGAACTTACTGAATGAG GTTGCAAATCTCGTCGAAGCTCCTGTGCCATTAATTGGAAAGTTTAAGGAATCATTTTTAGAACTACCAGAGGAGCTATTAACTATT GTTATGCAGAAGCACCAGAAATATTTTTCCATTACTGACGAGAGTGGAAAGCTATTGCCTTACTTTATTGCT GTTGCCAATGGTGCAATAAATGAGGATGTGGTGAGGAAAGGAAATGAAGCAGTTCTCAG GGCACGATATGAAGATGCCAAGTTCTTCTATGAGGTAGACACAAGGAAAAGGTTTTCTGAATTTCGAGATCAGCTTAAGGGAATTCTTTTCCAC GAAAAGCTGGGGACGATGCTGGATAAGATGAACCGTCTAGAAAAGATGGTAACTAAGCTTTGTTTAGCCCTCGAAGTTGATGAAGACCTGCTTCCAGTTGTGGAGGAGGCTGCTTCACTTGCTCTGTCAGACCTTGCAACTTCTGTGGTTACAGAATTTACTTCCTTGTCAGGAATAATGGCTCGTCATTATGCTCTCAGAGATGGCTATTCAGAGCAG ATTGCAGAAGCTTTGCTGGAAATCACACTTCCTAGATTTTCTGGAGATGTCATCCCTAAAACAGATGCAGGAATGGTTTTGGCAATAGGTGATAG ATTGGATAGCCTCGTTGGTCTATTTGCTGCTGGTTGCCAGCCAAGTTCAACAAATGACCCATTTGGCCTTAGAAGAATATCTTATGGCTTA GTTCAGATTCTGGTCGAGAAGGATAAAAATGTCAACTTCAAACATGCTCTAGAAATTGCAGCCAGTGTACAACCAATAAATGTTGAGGCAAACACTTTAGACGAT GTATATCAATTTGTTACTCGAAGACTTGAACAGCTTCTG GTTGACAACGGAATAAGCCCTGAAGTAGTGAGGTCTGTCCTAGCAGAACGTGGAAATGATCCTTGTCTGGCATCACGAACTGCATACAAG ATGGAAAAGCTGAGCAAAGGTGAGATCTTTCCGAAGATAGTGGAAGCATATTCTCGTCCCACACGAATTGTCCGTGGGAAAGATCTTGATGTTGGAGTTGAG GTGGATGAGAGTGTATTTGAGACTTCCCAAGAGAGAGAGTTGTGGAACATTTACACCTCCATCAAAGATCGGATTCACAGTG GCATAGGAATCGAGGAGTTCACAGAGATATCGACGCAGTTGGTGGAGCCGCTGGAAGATTTCTTCAACAATGTGTTTGTGATGGTG GAGGAAGAAAGAGTGAGGAAGAACAGACTGGCTCTTCTAAATAACATTGCCAATCTTCCCTCAGGAATCGCTGACCTTTCATTTTTGCCTGGTTTTTGA
- the LOC108815938 gene encoding mitochondrial import inner membrane translocase subunit TIM13-like: MDSYSSSPPPPMGASASPEALMEQIQAELATAYAKEFIETLREKCFDKCITKPGSSLSSGESSCISRCVDRYMEATGIISRSLFSQQR; this comes from the coding sequence atggactCGTACTCATCATCGCCACCGCCGCCGATGGGAGCTTCAGCATCTCCTGAAGCACTGATGGAACAAATACAGGCGGAGCTCGCTACAGCTTACGCGAAGGAGTTCATAGAGACGCTGAGAGAAAAATGCTTTGATAAATGCATAACGAAGCCAGGATCGAGCCTTAGCAGTGGCGAGAGCAGCTGCATCTCCCGATGCGTCGACCGTTACATGGAAGCTACTGGTATCATCAGCCGTTCTCTCTTCTCTCAACAACGTTGA
- the LOC108814199 gene encoding S-adenosyl-L-methionine-dependent tRNA 4-demethylwyosine synthase-like, producing MSSSSSIHARLALIALLSATTFYCIHRYRRSKRLKNHLLSSNLNPSTSSTNRIGKIFFISQTGTSKSLAQRLHNLLASNGIAFDLVDPRSYEPEDLPKETLAIFIASTWDGGKPPKDGEFLVDWLSESAEDFRVGSLLLSGCRFAVFGVGGRAYGESYNAVGKELSRRMVGLGGVEMVPVGEGDVEDGEMDGVFKDWCDGVVRVLKGGSAQETNEISQNGAVVSDGEYVDSTDEEEEEEDSNDIVDLEDIAGKAPSRKNGVVKVAKGDGKKEMVTPVIRASLTKQGYKIIGSHSGVKICRWTKSQLRGRGGCYKHSFYGIESHRCMETTPSLACANKCVFCWRHHTNPVGKSWQWKMDDPKEIVKGALDLHTKMIKQMKGVPGVTAEKLQEGLTPRHCALSLVGEPIMYPEINALVDELHGKRISTFLVTNAQFPEKILMMKPITQLYVSVDAATKESLKAIDRPLFADFWERFIDSLKALQEKQQRTVYRLTLVKGWNTEELEAYFNLFSIGKPDFIEIKGVTYCGSSATSKLTMENVPWHADVKAFSEALSLKSNGEYEVACEHAHSCCVLLGRTDKFKVDGKWFTWIDYEKFHDLVASGEAFTSRDYMAETPSWAVYGAEEGGFDPEQLRYKKERHHHPKPQPQVVVA from the exons ATGTCTTCGTCTTCCTCCATACACGCACGACTAGCTCTCATCGCTTTACTCTCAGCGACCACATTTTACTGCATCCACAGATACCGCCGCTCGAAGCGTCTCAAAAACCACCTCCTCTCCTCAAACCTAAACCCTAGCACTAGCAGCACCAACAGAATTGGAAAgatcttcttcatctcccaAACCGGCACATCCAAATCCCTAGCCCAACGCCTCCACAACCTCTTGGCCTCAAACGGCATCGCGTTCGACCTCGTCGATCCGCGGAGCTACGAGCCGGAGGATCTCCCGAAGGAGACGCTAGCCATCTTCATCGCTTCTACATGGGACGGAGGTAAGCCGCCGAAGGACGGAGAGTTTCTCGTCGACTGGCTGTCCGAGAGCGCGGAGGATTTCCGAGTGGGGTCGCTTCTTCTCTCCGGTTGCAGGTTCGCCGTGTTCGGAGTCGGTGGGAGGGCGTATGGAGAGTCGTATAACGCTGTGGGGAAGGAGCTGTCGAGGAGGATGGTGGGGTTGGGTGGAGTGGAGATGGTTCCGGTGGGGGAAGGTGATGTTGAGGATGGAGAGATGGATGGAGTGTTTAAGGATTGGTGCGATGGAGTGGTTAGGGTTCTGAAAGGAGGCTCTGCTCAAGAAACAAACGAGATTTCTCAGAACGGTGCTGTTGTGAGTGATGGTGAATATGTTGATTCAAcagatgaggaggaggaggaagaagatagCAATGATATTGTTGATCTTGAAGATATTGCTGGGAAAGCTCCTTCAAGGAAGAACGGTGTAGTTAAAGTGGCTAAAGGTGATGGGAAGAAGGAGATGGTGACACCTGTGATCAGAGCTAGCTTAACCAAGCAG GGATATAAAATCATTGGTTCGCATAGTGGAGTTAAGATTTGTAGATGGACAAAGTCGCAGCTTAGAGGCAGGGGAGGTTGCTACAAGCACTCCTTTTATGGCATTGAGAGTCACAG GTGTATGGAGACAACACCTAGTTTGGCTTGTGCGAACAAATGTGTCTTCTGTTGGAGGCATCATACAAACCCTGTGGGAAAGAGCTGGCAGTGGAAGATGGACGATCCTAAAGAGATTGTGAAAGGTGCTCTTGATCTTCATACAAAGATGATTAAACAGATGAAAGGAGTTCCAG GTGTAACTGCAGAGAAATTACAAGAAGGTCTAACACCAAGGCATTGTGCGTTATCACTTGTTGGTGAGCCAATTATGTATCCAGAGATCAATGCCCTTGTAGATGAACTACATGGAAAGCGTATTTCCACATTTTTGGTTACTAATGCCCAATTCCCCGAAAAGATTTTGATGATGAAGCCCATCACCCAG TTGTACGTAAGTGTAGATGCTGCCACCAAAGAGAGCTTGAAGGCTATTGATAGGCCTCTCTTTGCAGACTTCTGGGAGCGCTTTATT GACTCCTTGAAAGCTCTCCAAGAGAAGCAGCAGCGAACCGTCTACCGTTTAACACTTGTCAAAGGATGGAACACAGAGGAGCTAGAAGCTTATTTCAACCTCTTCAGCATCGGGAAACCTGATTTCATCGAGATCAAAGGAGTCACATATTGTGGATC ATCTGCAACATCAAAGTTGACAATGGAGAATGTACCATGGCACGCAGATGTTAAAGCGTTCTCAGAAGCTCTGTCTCTGAAGAGCAATGGAGAGTACGAAGTTGCTTGCGAGCACGCTCATTCTTGCTGTGTTCTTCTTGGGAGAACCGACAAGTTCAAAGTGGATGGGAAGTGGTTTACTTGGATCGACTATGAAAAGTTTCACGATCTG GTGGCTTCTGGAGAAGCGTTCACGAGCAGAGACTATATGGCTGAAACACCATCATGGGCGGTGTATGGAGCAGAGGAAGGTGGCTTTGATCCAGAGCAGTTGCGTTACAAGAAGGAAAGGCATCATCACCCTAAACCACAGCCACAGGTGGTTGTAGCTTAA
- the LOC130497600 gene encoding uncharacterized protein LOC130497600 isoform X1, with amino-acid sequence MAKDMIKRWILEDEDGDYDNELGLFDVATERVSHRTDRGAGWRYVQQLMYESDQQCYDILRMHQRTFKALCKLLTEQYGLKESHNVYLEESVAMFLEVVGQDKTKRVIASKYQRSLDTVQRKLDDVLCALLKFAADTLRPQEGEFERVSPVVRNDRQYWPHFKDCVGALDGTHVPVRPPSQNAEAYNGRKGVTMNVLAICNFDMKFIYAYVGVPGRAHDSKVLTHCARNEASFPHPPPGKYYLVDSGYSSRTGYLGPHRNMQYHIPQFRRGGPPVSARELFNKRHSSLRSYIERTFGVWKAKWRILDRKHPKYGLVKWIKLVTATMALHNFIRDSHRDDQDFLEWENVDVGVEEAHSDGEEEEEEEGDDDDDDGGGHIEYEPRGDTAMEALRDNITNGFGRGRLPY; translated from the exons ATGGCAAAAGAT ATGATTAAAAGATGGATATTGGAAGATGAGGATGGTGATTATGACAATGAGCTTGGCTTGTTTGATGTGGCTACTGAGAGAGTGAGTCATCGAACAGATAGAGGAGCAGGATGGCGTTATGTTCAACAGCTTATGTATGAATCTGATCAGCAGTGCTATGATATTCTTCGGATGCATCAGAGAACTTTTAAAGCTTTGTGTAAGTTGCTAACTGAGCAATATGGATTGAAAGAGTCTCACAACGTCTACCTTGAGGAATCTGTTGCAATGTTTCTTGAGGTTGTTGGTCAAGACAAGACTAAGCGGGTTATTGCTTCAAAGTATCAAAGATCATTGGATACGGTACAAAGGAAGCTTGATGATGTCTTGTGTGCTCTTCTCAAGTTTGCAGCAGATACACTAAGACCACAAGAAGGCGAGTTTGAAAGAGTAAGTCCTGTTGTGAGGAATGATCGTCAGTATTGGCCTCATTTCAAAGATTGTGTCGGAGCACTTGATGGAACGCATGTCCCGGTTCGTCCTCCAAGTCAGAATGCAGAAGCCTATAATGGTAGAAAAGGAGTTACAATGAATGTTCTTGCTATATGTAACTTCGATATGAAGTTCATATATGCATATGTCGGAGTACCTGGTAGAGCACATGATTCAAAGGTCTTGACTCATTGTGCGAGGAATGAGGCTTCTTTTCCACATCCTCCTCCTGGAAAGTACTACCTAGTTGATTCTGGATACTCGAGCAGGACAGGGTATCTTGGTCCGCATCGTAATATGCAATATCATATTCCTCAATTTCGTAGAGGAGGACCACCAGTTAGTGCACGAGAGCTGTTTAACAAAAGGCATTCAAGTCTACGATCATACATTGAGAGGACATTTGGAGTATGGAAAGCAAAATGGAGGATTTTGGACCGTAAGCATCCAAAATATGGTCTGGTCAAGTGGATTAAGTTGGTGACAGCGACGATGGCGTTACACAACTTCATACGTGATTCACATCGGGATGATCAAGATTTTTTAGAATGGGAAAATGTTGATGTTGGAGTTGAAGAAGCTCATAGtgatggtgaagaagaagaagaagaagaaggtgatgatgatgatgatgatggtggtggacATATTGAATATGAACCGAGAGGTGATACAGCAATGGAGGCTTTGCGTGATAACATCACAAACGGATTTGGTAGAGGTCGTTTACCATATTAA
- the LOC130497600 gene encoding uncharacterized protein LOC130497600 isoform X2, whose product MAKDTWTPEETRYFFELYAEERRKGNKSATGMNKVGKKNIMDAFELRFKKGFSDWKRDFKNKYDTSRKKYIKIKALTQNRTGLGYDSMGRILMSDDWWNEREKECPGIRKSACKEVDNMDMYEAEFGGVVITGAEGWSAQHGETSLNSRVGGDDGDEEADSQPAAEPQALETETQPPAQTQTQRQTQPAAQTHSGGSSRAKRRRKEKDMVVEACDKRTDAIVVKNRIAEQMLEREERQRVEREERQRVISIENVLEILSALAGVEEWSPLYEAAMELLIDSEENRRAFVTMKTDEAKIKFLELRTKKKRFD is encoded by the exons ATGGCAAAAGAT ACTTGGACTCCCGAGGAAACTAGGTATTTTTTTGAACTGTATGcggaagagagaagaaaaggaaataagAGTGCTACAGGCATGAATAAAGTAGGGAAAAAGAACATCATGGATGCATTTGAGCTGAGGTTTAAGAAGGGATTTTCTGATTGGAAGAGGGACTTTAAGAACAAGTACGACACCAGTAGGAAGAAATACATCAAGATTAAGGCGCTGACTCAAAACAGGACAGGGCTTGGTTATGACAGCATGGGAAGAATTCTCATGTCAGATGATTGGTGGAATGAACGTGAAAAG GAGTGTCCTGGGATTAGAAAATCTGCGTGCAAAGAAGTTGACAATATGGATATGTATGAAGCAGAATTTGGTGGTGTAGTAATAACTGGAGCTGAAGGATGGAGTGCTCAACATGGAGAAACAAGTTTGAACTCTAGAGTGGGTGGAGATGATGGTGATGAGGAAGCTGATTCTCAGCCAGCAGCAGAGCCTCAAGCATTGGAGACAGAAACTCAGCCACCAGCTCAGACACAAACCCAACGCCAAACTCAGCCAGCAGCTCAGACTCATTCCGGCGGAAGTTCAAGAGCAAAAAGAAGGCGTAAGGAGAAAGACATGGTTGTAGAAGCTTGTGACAAAAGGACTGATGCTATTGTGGTGAAGAATAGGATAGCGGAGCAGATGTTGGAGCgtgaagagagacagagagtgGAGCgtgaagagagacagagagtgaTCTCCATTGAGAATGTGCTAGAGATTTTGTCTGCACTTGCCGGAGTGGAAGAGTGGTCGCCATTGTATGAAGCAGCAATGGAACTGCTTATAGATAGTGAAGAGAACCGTAGGGCCTTTGTTACAATGAAAACAGATGAAGCTAAGATTAAATTTCTAGAGCTTAGGACTAAGAAAAAGCGTTTTGATTGA